One Cicer arietinum cultivar CDC Frontier isolate Library 1 chromosome 8, Cicar.CDCFrontier_v2.0, whole genome shotgun sequence DNA segment encodes these proteins:
- the LOC140919074 gene encoding uncharacterized protein produces the protein MASTEFLGEGASLVRPPAFNGSAYMYWKERKLIFLEASGLDILDAVENGPYVPKLAGNDGSLIKKPRSDWVSNCKTAKEMWDTLQETHEGTTNVKRARTNTLMHEYELFNMKKDESINDLQTRFKHVINNLNALGKVTAIVESKDLGCMTIATLFGKIREHEIELHRLNESEQTDRKRKGLSLKAEAHKVKSEPETCTDDSESETDEEPEIGMLVRKFKKFLKKKGIQPKKPSNSRTKSFSKNESNVSKVITCYECGKSDHINSECFQLQNRNKKVESLQFDLAKFTNGRNNLNVLLGNQKNANEKSGIGYRPNRNAQKNHKFVGSKPIHDVFIKPTQRSESTTVFKDVLYVKGLKHNLLSISQLCDKGYQVYFTSHTCTLEHKEDDSIKLVGERVNNIYMIDLDSLPANNVCCLLSNLMKIGCGTRE, from the exons atggCATCTACTGAATTCTTAGGCGAAGGTGCCTCTTTAGTTAGACCCCCTGCCTTTAATGGGTctgcttatatgtactggaaagaAAGAAAGCTTATCTTTCTAGAGGCAAGTGGTCTTGACATATTagatgcagtagaaaatggtccttATGTGCCTAAACTTGCTGGTAATGATGGATCATTAATCAAGAAACCAAGatctgattg GGTATCAAATTGCAAAACCGCcaaagaaatgtgggatacactccaagaaactcatgaaggcacaacTAATGTCAAGAGGGCCAGAACTAACACTCTGATGCATGAATATGAACTCTTCaatatgaagaaggatgagtcaatcaatgacttgcagacaCGGTTCAAACATGTCATTAACAATCTGAATGCTCTAGGGAAA GTCACTGCAATAGttgaatcaaaggatcttggaTGCATGACCATTGCCACCCTATTTGGCAAGATCAGAGAACATGAAATAGAGCTGCACCGGTTGAATGAGTCAGAGCAAACTGATCGGAAAAGGAAAGGACTATCTCTGAAAGCTGAAGCTCATAAAGTAAAATCTGAACCAGAAACTTGTACTGATGATTCCGAGAGTGAAACtgatgaagaacctgaaatCGGAATGTTGGTCAGAAAgttcaagaaatttctgaagaagaaaggaaTCCAACCAAAGAAACCATCCAATTCAAGGACAAAAAGCTTCAGCAAGAATGAGTCAAATGTTAGCAAAGTGATAACCTGCTATGAATGTGGAAAATCAGACCACATTAACTCTGAATGTTTTCAactacaaaatagaaacaa aaaGGTTGAATCACTACAATTTGATTTAGCAAAATTTACTAATGGTAGAAACAACCTGAATGTTCTTCTTGGCAACCAAAAGAAtgcaaatgaaaaatctggaattGGCTATAGACCAAATAGGAATGCTCAAAAGAATCATAAATTTGTTGGATCAAAGCCAATTCATGATGTTTTCATTAAACCAACTCAAA ggAGTGAATCAACAACGGTATTCAAGGATGTTCTCTATGtaaaaggtttgaaacacaacCTTCTTAGCATTAGTCAGCTTTGCGATAAAGGCTACCAGGTATATTTTACATCACATACTTGTACACTTGAGCACAAGGAAGATGATAGCATAAAATTGGTAGGTGAAAgggtaaataatatatacatgatTGATCTTGACTCTTTGCCTGCAAATAATGTTTGCTGTTTGTTATCTAATCTGATGAAGATTGGTTGTGGCACAAGAGAATAG